A window of Variovorax paradoxus genomic DNA:
TCTTGAACATCTCGGGCACCAGGTGGCTGATGCCGCCGTTGCCGGCCGAGCCGTAGTTGACCTGGCCGGGCCGCGCCTTGGCATAGTCGATGAACTGCCTGAGGTTCTGCACCGGCAGCTTGGGCGTGACCAGCAGGGCCAGCGGCTGCATGGCGGTGCGGGCGATGGGCACGAAGTCGCGCTGCGTGTTGTAGGGCAGCTTGCTGTAGAGCGCGCCGTTGATCACCGCCACGCCGGTGTTGGCCAGCATGAGCGTGTAGCCGTCGGCCGGGCTCTTGGCCACGGCATCGGCGCCCACCGAGCCGCCCGCGCCCGGCTTGTAGTCGATGATGATCGGCTGGCCCAGCACGGCCTGCAGCTTGTCGGTCAGCAGGCGCGCGTGCTGGTCGAGCGGGCCGCCGGCCGGAAAGCCGATGACGAGCTTGATCGGCTTGTCGGGGTAGGCGGCCAGCGCGGCCGTGCCGAGGCTGAAAGAAAGGGCCGCCAGCGCGGCCCGGATGGGCTTGTTCATGATCCGTCTCCTTGTTGTGGAGACGATCATAAGCAGCCTCCTCAGCCGGCCAGCGTGGCCTTGAGCGTGATCTCGG
This region includes:
- a CDS encoding Bug family tripartite tricarboxylate transporter substrate binding protein, which translates into the protein MNKPIRAALAALSFSLGTAALAAYPDKPIKLVIGFPAGGPLDQHARLLTDKLQAVLGQPIIIDYKPGAGGSVGADAVAKSPADGYTLMLANTGVAVINGALYSKLPYNTQRDFVPIARTAMQPLALLVTPKLPVQNLRQFIDYAKARPGQVNYGSAGNGGISHLVPEMFKTATGIFMVHIPYRGSAPAFTDLMGGQVQFMAESIPQAANYHKQGKVRALAVTSRERNPALPDVPTVIESGVKGFEVVGFYGFLAPKDTPKDVVAKLGDAFRQVLNNPEVRDRMVSQGADPAYLGSEDFARFLATETPRWEKAVKASGARMD